The segment GGAAGGCGGGGCTGATGGGAGCAGGGAACTGGGGTGTTTGGACTGGCAGTTGAGACCGGGTAGCATGTCGATGGGAGAGGTAAACACGCAGCAAGCGGAGGGGAGGCTGTTGTGGCCGGAGAGCAGGATGTGTGAAGGTTCTTGGCCCTGGCTGTGTGCTGCAGCTGTTTGGGAAACTTCTCAAAAAATGCTGATGCCTGGACTTCACCCACAGGTTTTTCGATTTAACTGCCTGAGTAGGGCCCTGGCATTGTAAAATGTTTCTGGGTAATTCTCATGCACAGCTAGAGTTGAGAAACACTGGATTAGGCATTTTGAAGGTGGAGCAGCTTTGGGCAATGACAGAGTCCGGTTGTGGTTGTGGGAGTGAGTGGCTGGGGTGCAGCGGAGGGAGAGGGGCCCTGGGGTCACATGACTGAGCCTTGAGGATGCTGGGTGGATCGTGTTCCATGCGGACATTTCAGGTTAATTTTCGTGAGTGGTGTCACATGGGATCCCGAAACCCTTCTGCATGTGGACGCCCAGGTGGAGGGTAGTCTGTGCGCAGGACCATGGCTGCAGGTCCCGGCAGTTACAGCAAGTGAGGAGAAAGGGAATCTTactattttttgcctttttgttcttttaataggCCAGTCCCAAGATAATGAAAAGGAGTTAGCTGCACTCTTCCAGCTGTGGCTAGAAACCAAAGACCAGGCCTTCTGTAAGGTACAGTTTTCAGGAAATACCAGCTCTCTCTGTTGGGCTTCCAGAACCCTTGAGTTAGCCAGAATCCTTTAGTCCATCCACCtgtgactgttttcctttttctccagcaAGAAAATGAAGACAGCTCAGATGCCACAATGCCTGTTCCTCGGGTGTGAGTATAATGCTGTGATggggggtggtcagtgtgtcaGAGCTGTCATGGGCTTGGGAGGTGCCGGGGGTCCATGGACCCTTCCCTGCCTCAGCCTCCCCAGGGGGCAGCACACTCCCACCGGTAGAGTTGCCCGAGGGGTCTGCGAGGGGTGCCGTCCGCCTGTAGGTGCCTGCTTTTTCCCGAGCCCCTCCTCAGTTCCCGCTGGAGAATGGTTCATCCAGCCCATCTTTCTCATTTTCCCTGTGAAGTGGAGGCAGGAGTCTGGGTGACTCTCTGAAGGTTAGTGACAGGACCCAGGCAGGGTTCAGGTCCCCCAGCCTCTCTTCCTGGGCTCTGTGGGTCACCCCAGGTGATGATGTCCAGTCTGTCGTGGCCCCTTTCTCCCTCAGCGTTGTTGAGGTGGAATTGACCTGACATTGTGTGAGTCTAAGTGTGCAGTGTGTTGATTTTATACATGCACGTAGTGAGTTGATGGCCACAGTAAGGGTAGTTAGCACATCTGCCACATCACGTAATTATCAGGTTCTTTTCTTGCAGCGAGAACATGTAAGGTCTTTGTTAGCACCTTTCAGGTGTGTGATGCAGTATTGCTGACTGCAGTCACTATGCTGTGCATGAGGTCCCCAGGACTTTTTATAATTGGAAATCTGTACCCTTTGGCCAATATCTccccattccccccacccccagcccctggtaactaccattttagtctctgtttctgtgagtcaggattttttagatttcacatggaagtgataccatacagtaatTGTCTTTCTATGGGATTTATCTCACTTAgcttaataccctctagatccatccatgttgtttcaaatgtcaggatttccttctttttttatggctgagtaacactccactgtgtgtgtgtgtgtgtgtgtgtacgtttTCTTTGTCCATTTGTCCACTGATAGACCTCTGTCATgattgttcccatgtcttggctcttaTAAATAatacagtgaacatgggggtacagctatctcttcaagatagtgaTTTCCTTTGGAAATATTCCCAGAAGTAGGGTTGCCGGATTGTGTGGTGGTTTTGTTTTCGGTTTtctgaggaccctccatactgctttccagaaatagaaaaaacagttGTAAAAAGAGGGCACTCGTGTTGCAGAGGGAGCGGCTCTGGCTGCTGGAAGGGGTGATAGATCCAGAATTCTTTGTGTTCCAGAAGAACTGACTATGTGGTGCGGCCCAGCACAGGAGAGGAGAAGCGAGCTTTTCAGGAGCAGGTAAGAAAAAGCTGGAATCTGGTGTAAATCTCTGCATCTTTGAGGCCACGTGGAGAGCTCTGAGCCTGGCTGTCCTTGCGTCCAGATTCTTGGAGGACACTCACACCTTGACCTTAGCTGTTCTGTTGGGATTGTTTTGAGGGGGTAGTGATGGTGTGAGAAGGCAAATGAAAAAGGTTTTGATGCTTTTTCTTCCAGATACAAAACACACATTTACCGCTTGGTCCCTTTGCTAGTGACTGGCTTTTGGGGACCATCCTTTTCCCACTGTGGTCGGCTCGGTATTCCTCATGGAATAGCCTGTTTCCTTCCTGTTCTGAGGCCCCTTGCTGTTTGGAGGTTCTAGAGAGGACCCTCCTAATTCTGACTCGGGAGCCTTGCCCCTTCTCTTGCAGGAGCGTTACAGGTACAGCCAGCCCCACAAGGCCTTCACCTTCCGCATGCACGGCTTCGAGTCTGTGGTGGGGCCTGTGAAGGGCGTGTTCGACAAGGAGACCTCGCTCAACAAGGCGCGAGAACACTCCCTGCTGCGCTCCGACCGGCCCGCCTACGTCACCATCCTGTCCCTGGGTGCGTGCCTGCCTTCGGTCTGCTGTACCCCTAGTCCCTGGGCGTGCCCCCTGCCCCCATGGCAGAGGCTGGGAGGGTCAGTGCAGCTTGAGGAAGCTTTGGGGTTTGGGACACAGAGGGGCAGTTCTGCCTCCAGAGATGTGTGCCAGGAACCCGTGTTTCTTCCCTGGAGTCTGGGCCCAAGTTTATGTTCATTCAGGAGTTGTTCACAGGCTGCTGAACAGTTAGCGTAAGTATAGGAGTTTGCTTCCTCCAGACTAGGATTCCTTTAAAGAggtttttaaccttttttatgcCATGAATCTCTTAGGCAGTCTGGTGAAACCTCTGGACCCCTTCTCAGAATATCTTTCAATGCCTAAAATGCACAGAGTTGCAGAAGAAACTAGTCATACTGAAATTGTTATCAAAATATCCAAACAAATTTAGGTTGCAGAAATACGTGCGTTTTTGTTGCACTGTAAAGTGACAAGCCCTAGGAGCAGGTCTGATGGCTCCTGTGACCCCAGCCATCGTGAGTGGAAGTGAGACTTCGAGTTGCCTGCGGCTGTGCTAAGAAAATACCTAATTTCTGCTACGGCGTCGCAGCACTGCCAGTGTGTGTTTTGTTACCTTTGTTCCTAATTGaaggaaatgctaaatttcagtGAAAGTGGTCACTTTCTCCTGCCTGAGTTCCTGCACCCGCTGAATTCTCGGGGACCTTCAGCCTTGGCTGAGAGTGAAGGATGTGTGGGAGACTGTCCCCGGGGGCAGTGTCCGCCTGGTGCTGGGTCGGCGTTGGGCACGGAGGCCCTCCCTGGGGAGCCCTGCTGACCCTCGGCTTTGCGTTTTCCGGTGCCAGTCCGCGACGCCGCGGCCCGGCTGCCCAATGGCGAGGGCACACGGGCGGAGATCTGCGAGCTGCTCAAGGACTCCCAGTTCCTGGCGCCGGATGTCACTAGCACTCAGGTAGGAGCAGACAAGAGCTTGAGTTTTCTTCCAGGATGGACGTGAGGATGCTTAcggggaaataaaagtaaaagaaccTAAATTACATCAAACTGCCGGGGGAGGCGGAGGGAGGGCGTCTTGAGGAACGGGAGCAGCTCTGACCCTGACCTCGCTGTCGGCAGCGTTTCTCTTTCAGCTTCTGCTGGAGGTTGCCTGCTCACATCCTGGGGGTGACAGTGCCCCATCTCCTGGGCCTTGTAGTGTCTCGTTTTGCCAAGTGACAGGGTGACCGTGGGGGATGGGCCCTTTGTGTCAGCCCTGCCTCACACCCAGTGCTTTTCCTCTGGAATTCACGTCTGTCTTGCCCTCACCACCCTGCTCTGGGCTCCAGGTGAACACGGTGGTGAGCGGAGCCCTAGACCGGCTGCACTATGAGAAAGACCCGTGCGTGAAGTACGACATTGGGCGGAAGCTGTGGATCTACCTGCATCGCGACCGGAGCGAGGAGGAGTTCGGTGTGTGAGCTGCGGGCGATGTGCCCGCTAGACCAGGGCTGCCTCTGACTTGGTGACCCAGTTGCGTCCTTCTCGGTGGCATTTGGGCAGGACGTGATTGTAGCCCTGGCTCTTAGAGAAGCCACTCCTGACTGTGCTGAGGTTAAGCCTTTACTGAAGCTTCCACTTTTGTTTGCAGAGCGGATCCACCAGGCCCAAGCGGCTGCAGCTAAAGCCAGAAAAGCCCTTCAGCAAAAGCCCAAGCCCCCGTCCAAGGTGGTAGGTGCCTCCTGGGGCGATGGCGGCCGGACCTTCCCTTAACACAGTGTGGCAGGAACCGCGGGGGCCGAGCCGGCCcttgtcccacctgcgtgtgaaTCCCCTTCTCTTCCGCTCTCAGAAGTCCAGCAGCAAGGAGAGTTCGGTGAAGGTCCTCGGCGGTGGTCCTTCCGAGCAGAGCCAGATGAGCCTCAGTGACTCCAGCATGCCGCCCACCCCAGTCACGCCTGTGACCCCCACCACCCCCGCTTTGCCCGCCACCCCTATCTCCCCTCCACCTGTGTCCTCAGTGAACAAAAGCGGCCCGACTGCTGTCTCAGAGCCAGCCAAATCTAGTTCAGGGTAAGTGCTTCCGTTCCCCTCCAGCTTTCTCCCTCCAGAGTCCTGTGAGTCTGCCTCCTGAGTTGTCTGTCTCCTGCTTCTGCTTGGTGTTCCCCACAGGGTTCTTCTCGTATCTTCCCCGACGATGCCACAGCTGGGGACCATGCTTTCCCCAGCTTCCAGCCAGACTCCACCGAGTTCTCAGGCAGCTGCCCGGGTTGTGAGCCACACTGGCTCGGCTGGGCTCCCCCAGGTGCGGGTGGTGGCCCAGCCCGGCCTTCCCGCCGTGACCCAGCAGTCAGCGGGGCCGGCACCCACCCTGCCGCAGATTCGCGTTCCAGCCACTGCCACACAGACCAAAGTCGTGCCCCAGGTAAAGAGGGGCAGCGGGTGGGCCCAGGCTGGTCTGTGAGTCTAGCGGGCAGTCGACCTCCAGACCTGTGACTCTCAGTCTCAGGCTCCTTCCACTGTGCCTCTAGTCTTAGCTATGCCACTCACTGGCGTGATCTTAGAGAAGATCTCCTGCCTCAGTCTCCTTTACAGTAAAAGGGGTGTAATATTCGTTCTCTGTGTGTAGGAATAAAATGAGATGTTAAATGTgaaaatgtttctgaaaattAAGGTGTTCTACCCAAATATAAAGAGGTTAACTCTTAGAGAGTGTTGAGCCCTGGGCACTGTTAGGTTAGCAGTGCCTCAGAGGAACGCTTCTGGGTGGTGACAGGCTGGAGGCTCCGCTGTCTGCGTCTTAGTGTCTAATTAAGCTCCTGGCCTCCCGCCCCGAACCAGACAGTAATGGCCACCGTGCCGGTCAAAGCCCAGACTGCGGCGGCCACGGTGCAGCGGCCTGGACCCGGGCCGGCGGGGCTCACGGTGACGAGTCTGCCTGCAGCAGCCAACCCTGTGAGCAAGCCAGCCGCCAGTTCCCCTGGGAGCTCCGCTCAGGGTGCTCCCACAGCTGCGGTCATTCAGAACGTCACGGGACAGAACATCATCAAGCAGGTAGGGGGGCGTCTCTCTGGGTGGGTCTGACTCCTTTgtctgaagaaatcaaaggacgGTTGGACAAGGATGTAGTGATTTGTGACCTTTGATCCTTAGGTCataggtgtatttattttattttattttgtctttaattGAAGCGTAGTTGACTGAcggtgctagtttcaggtgtacagcaaagtggttcccTTATACATACACGTACATctatgtattttcagattcttttgcgTTACAGCTTATTACGAGAAATTGGaattgttccctgtgctctacagtagcaGGTCCTTGAGTTCCGAAGTGTTTCAAGTGTGAGTTTCTACCAAGGGCAGTGCAAGCTTGGTAGAGCCCAAAGGAactttttgtgtgtttcttttcatATAATTCAGCACTTATTAGCTGAGTTTCTTGGTCTGGATCAGACTCTCCGTGACTTTAACTTACTTAGTTAAAACCCTGTGGAGTAACCTGATAGACTTAATTGGCATTTCAGTTTACATCCATGCAACTAGAGTATGTTTGTGCTTTCTTGGTTGTGAATGCGCAAGGGTAAGTGGTGAACTTGGAGGAATTGTCAGGTAGAAAAGCAGTGAATGGTGCTGGGAGCGCTTCCTGCGCATCTGCACCTGTCACACCTGTTACAGGTGCTAAACGTTGTGGTCCTCAAGATACCACAGGGTGGGCGCTTCTGTTGTCCCCGTTTTACACATGAAGCAGTGGAACCACTACTGATagagtgtccttttttttttcatcagacaagtatttactgagtgctttttgtgtgcccagcactgtccAGCTGGGGCTCGCACAGGCTGGGGCTCAGTGTCACAGAGTCCGGGGACAGACAGGTACCTCGGGGTCAGCCACAGCCAGGGCTGTGGGGATCGGTGAGCAGGAGGGTGGAGGGGCCAGAGGAGGTATCTCCGGGGAGATGGCTGGTGAGAGAGATGAGGGAGGCGGGAGCGGGTGCTGAGCTGGGGTGCTCAGGGGTTCTCAGGGCACAGGAGCAGCAGGGAAGGGCCTTTTGCATCTGGAGCATGTTGCAGGAACAGCAGGAGAGCTGTGTGGCTGAAGCTCGGTGAGCAGGTGTGCTTGTGTGAGAAGGCGAGGTTGCCAGTGGTGAAATGGTGTCAGACTTCCCCCTTTAATTTAAGCGTGGGAGACTGTGAGCCAGGGTGATGACCTCGCTTACATTAAAGGAACCCTGCCTTTGCGTGGAGTGGAAGCAGGGAAGCCAGGTGGGAGGCATCGCAGCCGTGCAGGTGGGGGTGGCTGCCTCCGCCATGGTCGTGGGCGGAGGAAGCAGGGCTGGGAATAGCCCCGCGGCTCTTGGGTGTTGCTGTGGTTTCCTGAGATAGAAGAAAGCACTGAGGTATGGGGTCTGTAGGACAGACCGAGAGAAAAACACTGAAGCCAGCGCCTGCGTCAGTGTGTGAAGGGGAGATGAGGCCGGAGAGTTGCCCACTCAGTGGACGCAGGTAACGAGTGAACCTGCCGGGATTCAGAGGGCTGTGGCTTTTGGGAATGGATTCAGCAGAGCCTATGAGGCGAGAAAGTGGAGACAGTGAGTGTGGGTGATTGTCAGTCTTGCTTTTGAAGAGAGCAGAGAACTGGGGCTGGAGTCAGGGTGTGGGGTGAGCAAGGGTTCACGGTGTTTCAGGAAGGGAACTGCGTTCTGATGGCAGGGAGTGGCCCGGTAGAGGGAGAGGGGGTGGCTCATGAGATACAGTCCCACAGGCTGGAAGGGTAGTGTGTGTTCCACCAGGAGGTTGGCCTTAGGTGGGAGTCAGCGTGTGACCCTGGGAAGTCTGGCTTGTCACCACCGTGGCGTGCTCTCAGAGTGGAGGTTGGTGCAGCCATaaataggtgttttttttttttttttccctaggggAGCAGTGCTGTAGACAAGAGCGGGCCACACAGACGAGGGCCAGGTGTTTGGGGTGCTCTGTAAGgtcgggtcacaaggtgcctgacaGGCTTGTGCACAGGTCTCTGGATGGTTGCAGGTGAGGTGAGAGGTTTAGGGTCCTTGGGGTTTATGactgataaggtgggctgaaacaagccatCCTGAGCTACTGTGAGATTAGGCATCGTTACCTGGGACTGTTATTTCATTAGGGCAAACACACCCCGCGAGGAATGTAGTTTATTTGTTGAGGCATcccaggcagacatctgagagcccaggaatgggggtcgtTGGACTTGGAAGGACACTAGTGGGCCCCGCCTTCCCCCTGACAGATGGGCAGTGGCAGATCTTTGGAGCAGGAGCGAAGGTTTCATCTCCATGTCTGCTTCCTGCTGAGCGGGGGGTGGGGCACTGTCCCTGCCTATCTTGCCAATCTGCATAAATAGGCATTTTTGAGACAGTAGGGGAAATGCGAATGTATGTTGTACTATTTATAGGTGATTACTAGGTAATGACAggtgattattttttaacttagagTCTTTCTCGAGGTTAGAGACATGTACAGAGGTGCAGTCAGCCCTCTCCTTCCTCCGGTTCTGCGTCCATAGGTTGAACCAACTGCCGATCGAGCCTGCAGGTGCAGAgggctgactgtcctgctccatTTCACGTAAGGGACTGGAGCAGCCGTGGATACCGAGGAACGACCGTATTTCTCAGTGAAATGATACTCCTTGGTTTACTTTAAAGTACTCCAGTACCCTTCCACCCCAGCACTCCGGAGAGTGGGGAAGGGTAGAGAAAACACAGCTGCCACGTGATTGGTTTTGAAGCTGGATGATGGTACATGGATTCGTTAGACTGTTCTCTACTTTGTGAATGTTTTCCAGTTTTCAGAGTAAAATGTGAGAATGATTTATGGAACACCCATTTCCCGCGGTGGAGCTTTCCCCAGTCCTGCTCTGTAGCCCATCCCGCCATGTGGCCCCCTTCATCAgcgctctcccttcccctccaggtGGCGATCACTGGGCAGCTTGGCGTGAAGCCCCAGGCGGGCAGCAGCGTGCCACTCACAGCCGCTAACTTCCGTATCCAGGGTAAGGACGTGCTGCGCCTGCCGCCCTCATCCATCACCACGGATGCCAAAGGCCAGACGGTTCTGCGAATCACTCCAGACATGATGGCCACGTTGGCCAAGTCCCAGGTCACCACAGTCAAACTGACCCAGGACCTCTTTGGGACAGGAAGTGGCACTGCGGGCAAAGGCATCTCTGCTACCTTACACGTCACTTCCAATCCCGTCCACGCGGCTGACAGCCCTGCCAAGGCCAGTCCGGCCAGCGTCCCTTCATCTACCCCAACAGGGACCACCGTGGTCAAGGTGACTCCTGACCTCAAGCCAACAGAAGCCTCAGGTTCAGCTTTCCGCTTAATGCCAGCGCTTGGTGTGAGTGTGGCTGACCAGAAGGGGAAAACTACAGTGGCCTCTTCCGAAGCCAAGCCGGCAGCCACCATCCGCATCGTGCAGGGCCTGGGAGTGATGCCTCCCAAAGCGGGCCAGACCATCACGGTTGCGGCCCATGCCAAGCAGGGGTCGTCAGTGGCCAGTGGGTCCGGCACTGTTCATACCTCTGCGGTGTCCTTGCCCAGCGTGAACGCTGCCACGTCCAAGACTGTGGCTGTGGCTTCTGGCTCAGCCAGCTCCCCCATCAGCATTGGGACTGGAGCCCCTGCTGTGCGGCAGGTCCCCGTCAGCACCACCGTGGTCTCCACGTCGCAGGCTGTGAGTAACGGTGGTGGTGAGGCGTAGCCTTTCCTCTCGGGAAGTGTTTGTTAGGGGTGCAGACTAGACGCCCTGTCTGTCACCTCCTTGGACCCAAACAGGCTTATTTATTGTAAGACTTAGTTATTTAATTTTGAAACACGTGTATGAAGGTGTAGCGCAGGCGTACATTCTTAAACAAATACCAAATAGAGCAGAGGTATGAAAACAGGAAACTCCTCTCACCGCCCTCTGATTCCCCTCCGTGAGGCTCGTTACTGGTGGTGGTTTGACATTTAtcctcctcctttctctgagCATCTTCGTACACATAGTTAAAAAAATCCCTGAGAGATCTCAGTCTGTATATTGTTCCGTGATTTGCTTTGTTTACTTAAAATGTCTTGGGGGTTGTTCTGGATCCCACACGGACACTGAATGTGCCCTTTTAGTGATACCGTGGTGTCATGAACCAGGGCCACGGTGAACGTTCTTGTTGTGCACACGAGCACGTGTAAGTGCTTCAGAAGCGGAGGCTCCAGAAGGGGCCAGGGAGACCCCCCGTGTTCAAGGTCTTGCCATTCCAGTCGCATTACCACAAAGGCCATCTCATGCTCCCATCAGCCAGTCCTGTTTCCCCCGTTCCCTACCCAGGCTGGATATCTTGTATTTTTCGGACTTTATATACCCGTCTTACTGCCAAGAAGagtttctccccacctccctgatcTTTGGTGCGGTCGGGCATCCCTGCGTGCAGGGGTTGTTCCAGGCCCTCCAGGGGTGGATAAATCCTCGCCAGTTTTCTTCTGGGGTGTTTGGCCTTTCCATGTTGTGTGAGCTGGCACCAGGTTTCTGTCTTCCGGCTGTTAGTGCTTGTATGTTAGAAAATGCTTTCTTCCAGTCTGTCATTGTTTAACCTTGCACACGAAGCGTTCTGCTCTGCAGGTATTTTATCTGATTGGATCTACCAGCATTTTCTTTTATGGCTCCTAGGTTTTGTGTGTTGTGCCTTTTTTACCCCAGGGTTATGAAGATGTCAGCcttcattttcataaaatatttttagaattttgaagGAGGTATAATTCGTAAAtccatttaaagtatatttttgtgaaCGGCACATGGTAGAGAtggcattttgtatttttcaaattattccaACATCGTTGACGAGTAAATTTTTTCCCCACTAAGTTGGAACAGTACCTTTATCACAAACCAGATCCCCAGGTCAGCAAGTGTGTTCCTGGGTGCATGTCCTGATTCTTTAGCCTCTGGATGGAGGGTGCTGCTCGGCATGGTGGTGCATACGGGCAGTATAAAACACAGTCCTACTTTTCCAAGCAAGCTGTATAGTAAAACCTCACTAATTTGGATAAAATCCAGGATAATGGAGGGAGGAAAACGTGCACATTAGTAAAACCAACCCTGAAATACAGTGTGGCTTTAAAGGGAATGTTTGTTAAGTCCTCACATCACAGGAGTGAAATAAGGAAGCAAGGGAACACTGCCTTGGTCCACTTCTGTTTCTCTTGAGCCGTCTGACACAGAAATGTGTATCCAGTGGCACCTACCCTGTTCTCCTCAGTATGGATAAATGTAGCCAGAGAGCATTTGATGGGCCAGGAAGTGTTGAATGGAGCTTTTTTCCCCTATCTAGTTGCCTGGCTGGTCGGGCTTGCTCACGAAAGGACAGCTCCAGCTGGTGGACTGCTGGCCTGAAATGTTTCAAGCGTCTAAGGCATTCTTAACAAGAAGATGCAACCATAAGTAAAGCCTCCTGCAGGCACCGTCTGGCCGTGTTTGCTTGCCTGAGGGCTTTTTTCAGTGCTTTTAGGACTACAGGGCGAGTCAGCTGTGGAGCTCGGTGTGGG is part of the Vicugna pacos chromosome 33, VicPac4, whole genome shotgun sequence genome and harbors:
- the NFRKB gene encoding nuclear factor related to kappa-B-binding protein isoform X2; this translates as MDSLDHMLTDPLELGPCGDGHGTRIMEDCLLGGTRVSLPEDLLEDPEIFFDVVSLSTWREVLSDCQREHLQQFLPHFPEDEIQQQNQLILALFSGENFRFGNPLHIAQKLFRDGHFNPEVVKYRQLCFKSQYKRYLSSQQQYFHRLLRQILASRNDLLEMARRSGPAPPCRQKRPSPSRTPEEREWRTQQRYLKVLREVKEECGDTALSSDEEATLDLQEKFSFEDLSSWLPSSPARSPSPAVPLRVVPTLCTTDMKTSDKLELGESDLKVMLRKHHEKRKYQPDHPDLLTGDLTLSDIMMRVNAGRKGSLAALYDLAVLKKKVKEKEERKKKKIKMIKSETEDLAEPLSSAEGLPPLSQAPSPLAIPVIKEEPLEDLKPCLGINEISSSFFSLLLEILLLEGQTSLPMLEERVLDWQSSPASSLNSWFSAAPNWAELVLPALQCLAGESRAVPSGFSPFVEFKEKTQQWKLLGQSQDNEKELAALFQLWLETKDQAFCKQENEDSSDATMPVPRVTDYVVRPSTGEEKRAFQEQERYRYSQPHKAFTFRMHGFESVVGPVKGVFDKETSLNKAREHSLLRSDRPAYVTILSLVRDAAARLPNGEGTRAEICELLKDSQFLAPDVTSTQVNTVVSGALDRLHYEKDPCVKYDIGRKLWIYLHRDRSEEEFERIHQAQAAAAKARKALQQKPKPPSKVKSSSKESSVKVLGGGPSEQSQMSLSDSSMPPTPVTPVTPTTPALPATPISPPPVSSVNKSGPTAVSEPAKSSSGVLLVSSPTMPQLGTMLSPASSQTPPSSQAAARVVSHTGSAGLPQVRVVAQPGLPAVTQQSAGPAPTLPQIRVPATATQTKVVPQTVMATVPVKAQTAAATVQRPGPGPAGLTVTSLPAAANPVSKPAASSPGSSAQGAPTAAVIQNVTGQNIIKQVAITGQLGVKPQAGSSVPLTAANFRIQGKDVLRLPPSSITTDAKGQTVLRITPDMMATLAKSQVTTVKLTQDLFGTGSGTAGKGISATLHVTSNPVHAADSPAKASPASVPSSTPTGTTVVKVTPDLKPTEASGSAFRLMPALGVSVADQKGKTTVASSEAKPAATIRIVQGLGVMPPKAGQTITVAAHAKQGSSVASGSGTVHTSAVSLPSVNAATSKTVAVASGSASSPISIGTGAPAVRQVPVSTTVVSTSQAGKLPTRITVPLSVISQPMKGKSVVTAPIIKGNLGANLSGLGRNIILTTMPAGTKLIAGNKPVSFLTAQQLQQLQQQGQATQVRIQTVPASHLQPGTASGSSKAVSTVVVTTAPSPKQAPDQQ
- the NFRKB gene encoding nuclear factor related to kappa-B-binding protein isoform X3; translation: MDSLDHMLTDPLELGPCGDGHGTRIMEDCLLGGTRVSLPEDLLEDPEIFFDVVSLSTWREVLSDCQREHLQQFLPHFPEDEIQQQNQLILALFSGENFRFGNPLHIAQKLFRDGHFNPEVVKYRQLCFKSQYKRYLSSQQQYFHRLLRQILASRNDLLEMARRSGPAPPCRQKRPSPSRTPEEREWRTQQRYLKVLREVKEECGDTALSSDEEDLSSWLPSSPARSPSPAVPLRVVPTLCTTDMKTSDKLELGESDLKVMLRKHHEKRKYQPDHPDLLTGDLTLSDIMMRVNAGRKGSLAALYDLAVLKKKVKEKEERKKKKIKMIKSETEDLAEPLSSAEGLPPLSQAPSPLAIPVIKEEPLEDLKPCLGINEISSSFFSLLLEILLLEGQTSLPMLEERVLDWQSSPASSLNSWFSAAPNWAELVLPALQCLAGESRAVPSGFSPFVEFKEKTQQWKLLGQSQDNEKELAALFQLWLETKDQAFCKQENEDSSDATMPVPRVRTDYVVRPSTGEEKRAFQEQERYRYSQPHKAFTFRMHGFESVVGPVKGVFDKETSLNKAREHSLLRSDRPAYVTILSLVRDAAARLPNGEGTRAEICELLKDSQFLAPDVTSTQVNTVVSGALDRLHYEKDPCVKYDIGRKLWIYLHRDRSEEEFERIHQAQAAAAKARKALQQKPKPPSKVKSSSKESSVKVLGGGPSEQSQMSLSDSSMPPTPVTPVTPTTPALPATPISPPPVSSVNKSGPTAVSEPAKSSSGVLLVSSPTMPQLGTMLSPASSQTPPSSQAAARVVSHTGSAGLPQVRVVAQPGLPAVTQQSAGPAPTLPQIRVPATATQTKVVPQTVMATVPVKAQTAAATVQRPGPGPAGLTVTSLPAAANPVSKPAASSPGSSAQGAPTAAVIQNVTGQNIIKQVAITGQLGVKPQAGSSVPLTAANFRIQGKDVLRLPPSSITTDAKGQTVLRITPDMMATLAKSQVTTVKLTQDLFGTGSGTAGKGISATLHVTSNPVHAADSPAKASPASVPSSTPTGTTVVKVTPDLKPTEASGSAFRLMPALGVSVADQKGKTTVASSEAKPAATIRIVQGLGVMPPKAGQTITVAAHAKQGSSVASGSGTVHTSAVSLPSVNAATSKTVAVASGSASSPISIGTGAPAVRQVPVSTTVVSTSQAGKLPTRITVPLSVISQPMKGKSVVTAPIIKGNLGANLSGLGRNIILTTMPAGTKLIAGNKPVSFLTAQQLQQLQQQGQATQVRIQTVPASHLQPGTASGSSKAVSTVVVTTAPSPKQAPDQQ
- the NFRKB gene encoding nuclear factor related to kappa-B-binding protein isoform X1, producing MDSLDHMLTDPLELGPCGDGHGTRIMEDCLLGGTRVSLPEDLLEDPEIFFDVVSLSTWREVLSDCQREHLQQFLPHFPEDEIQQQNQLILALFSGENFRFGNPLHIAQKLFRDGHFNPEVVKYRQLCFKSQYKRYLSSQQQYFHRLLRQILASRNDLLEMARRSGPAPPCRQKRPSPSRTPEEREWRTQQRYLKVLREVKEECGDTALSSDEEATLDLQEKFSFEDLSSWLPSSPARSPSPAVPLRVVPTLCTTDMKTSDKLELGESDLKVMLRKHHEKRKYQPDHPDLLTGDLTLSDIMMRVNAGRKGSLAALYDLAVLKKKVKEKEERKKKKIKMIKSETEDLAEPLSSAEGLPPLSQAPSPLAIPVIKEEPLEDLKPCLGINEISSSFFSLLLEILLLEGQTSLPMLEERVLDWQSSPASSLNSWFSAAPNWAELVLPALQCLAGESRAVPSGFSPFVEFKEKTQQWKLLGQSQDNEKELAALFQLWLETKDQAFCKQENEDSSDATMPVPRVRTDYVVRPSTGEEKRAFQEQERYRYSQPHKAFTFRMHGFESVVGPVKGVFDKETSLNKAREHSLLRSDRPAYVTILSLVRDAAARLPNGEGTRAEICELLKDSQFLAPDVTSTQVNTVVSGALDRLHYEKDPCVKYDIGRKLWIYLHRDRSEEEFERIHQAQAAAAKARKALQQKPKPPSKVKSSSKESSVKVLGGGPSEQSQMSLSDSSMPPTPVTPVTPTTPALPATPISPPPVSSVNKSGPTAVSEPAKSSSGVLLVSSPTMPQLGTMLSPASSQTPPSSQAAARVVSHTGSAGLPQVRVVAQPGLPAVTQQSAGPAPTLPQIRVPATATQTKVVPQTVMATVPVKAQTAAATVQRPGPGPAGLTVTSLPAAANPVSKPAASSPGSSAQGAPTAAVIQNVTGQNIIKQVAITGQLGVKPQAGSSVPLTAANFRIQGKDVLRLPPSSITTDAKGQTVLRITPDMMATLAKSQVTTVKLTQDLFGTGSGTAGKGISATLHVTSNPVHAADSPAKASPASVPSSTPTGTTVVKVTPDLKPTEASGSAFRLMPALGVSVADQKGKTTVASSEAKPAATIRIVQGLGVMPPKAGQTITVAAHAKQGSSVASGSGTVHTSAVSLPSVNAATSKTVAVASGSASSPISIGTGAPAVRQVPVSTTVVSTSQAGKLPTRITVPLSVISQPMKGKSVVTAPIIKGNLGANLSGLGRNIILTTMPAGTKLIAGNKPVSFLTAQQLQQLQQQGQATQVRIQTVPASHLQPGTASGSSKAVSTVVVTTAPSPKQAPDQQ